Proteins co-encoded in one Sulfuricaulis limicola genomic window:
- the gspG gene encoding type II secretion system major pseudopilin GspG yields the protein MKQALRSNNAVRGFTLIEVLVVVVILSILAALIVPRIMDRPDQARIIAAKSDIQAITNALKLYRLDNGVYPTTEQGLQALTKKPETGEIPRNWKSSGYLDRLPKDPWKNDYQYLNPGLQGEIDVFSYGADGQPGGDGINADIGSWNLDY from the coding sequence ATGAAACAGGCGTTGCGGTCGAATAATGCAGTCAGGGGCTTCACGCTCATCGAGGTCCTGGTGGTCGTGGTGATTCTCAGCATCCTCGCGGCGCTGATCGTGCCGCGCATCATGGACCGCCCGGATCAGGCCCGCATCATCGCCGCCAAAAGCGACATCCAGGCGATCACCAACGCGCTCAAGCTCTACCGCCTGGACAACGGCGTTTATCCGACGACCGAGCAGGGCCTGCAGGCGCTGACCAAAAAACCGGAGACCGGAGAGATCCCGCGCAACTGGAAATCCAGCGGCTACCTGGACCGCCTTCCGAAGGATCCATGGAAAAACGATTACCAGTACCTCAACCCCGGCCTGCAAGGCGAGATCGACGTGTTCAGCTATGGCGCCGACGGACAGCCCGGGGGCGACGGCATCAACGCCGACATCGGGTCGTGGAATCTCGACTACTGA
- a CDS encoding VPLPA-CTERM sorting domain-containing protein translates to MTTRKISLFAAISMALVSGSAFAAQTPYATFTGAGGVSNLTWLTPEGTGCSTPECNSYGGHGFTFGHTNDFTFAWDGTIFTSSTDYTGPGGASNATISSPTPLLGQSNWSIHGVQIFGPGTYSFDTSLGGGVSETSMLNMTVGAGQLGVHMLLDWNLNSNIDIVNVWNINSTFSNCGSSTYDEAALNCLWTGTAHNPAGNHAGTVFLLASTDNDGDGTLGIPMVEGGPFYDPGFGGHNFNFNLQGSMTVVPVPAAVWLFGSGLLGLVGMARRKKKN, encoded by the coding sequence ATGACAACACGAAAAATCTCCTTGTTCGCCGCAATCTCCATGGCTCTCGTTTCCGGTTCCGCCTTTGCCGCCCAGACGCCGTACGCGACCTTCACCGGCGCGGGCGGAGTGAGCAACCTTACCTGGCTGACACCCGAAGGCACGGGCTGTAGTACGCCGGAATGTAACAGCTACGGCGGCCATGGTTTCACGTTCGGTCATACGAACGATTTCACCTTCGCTTGGGATGGCACGATCTTCACCTCTTCGACCGATTACACCGGTCCGGGCGGCGCCAGCAATGCGACCATCTCGTCGCCGACGCCGCTCCTGGGTCAGTCCAACTGGTCTATTCACGGTGTTCAGATATTTGGGCCCGGAACTTACAGCTTCGATACCAGTCTTGGCGGCGGCGTTTCCGAGACATCCATGCTGAACATGACCGTAGGTGCCGGTCAGCTTGGCGTTCACATGTTGCTGGATTGGAACCTCAACTCCAACATCGACATCGTCAATGTCTGGAACATCAACTCGACATTCTCGAATTGCGGATCATCCACTTATGATGAGGCTGCGTTGAATTGCCTGTGGACCGGGACCGCCCACAATCCTGCAGGTAACCATGCCGGCACCGTTTTCCTGCTTGCCTCGACCGACAATGACGGTGACGGCACCCTCGGGATACCGATGGTCGAGGGCGGCCCGTTCTACGATCCCGGATTTGGTGGCCACAACTTCAACTTCAACCTGCAAGGCTCCATGACGGTGGTGCCCGTCCCGGCCGCGGTCTGGCTGTTTGGCTCCGGTCTGCTGGGGCTGGTGGGTATGGCGAGGCGCAAAAAGAAAAACTGA
- the gspM gene encoding type II secretion system protein GspM has protein sequence MNLKDTLRIVSLDRLRNLPQRERWMVIGVAVGAVILLYLSLWLPWQAQIRKLRTTVPQEKIQLAQMRVQAMEISQLRASGRVPLAGGNLLANLEQSATANGIRGRITRMEPDGSNGARLSLDGVHFNALITWLASLQSQGGVRIEKATFEAQAEAGTVNARLVLRGAGA, from the coding sequence ATGAACCTCAAAGACACATTACGCATTGTATCGCTCGATCGCCTGCGCAACCTGCCGCAGCGCGAGCGCTGGATGGTCATCGGCGTGGCCGTCGGGGCGGTGATCCTGCTCTATCTCTCCCTGTGGCTGCCATGGCAGGCGCAAATCAGGAAACTGCGCACGACCGTGCCGCAGGAAAAAATCCAGCTGGCGCAGATGCGGGTGCAGGCCATGGAAATCAGCCAGCTGCGCGCCAGCGGACGCGTGCCGCTGGCCGGCGGCAACCTGCTGGCGAACCTGGAGCAATCGGCCACGGCCAACGGCATCCGCGGCCGCATCACACGCATGGAACCGGACGGCAGCAACGGCGCGCGCCTGTCGCTGGACGGCGTGCATTTCAACGCCCTGATCACCTGGCTCGCCAGCCTCCAGAGTCAGGGCGGCGTGCGCATCGAAAAGGCCACGTTCGAGGCACAAGCGGAGGCCGGCACCGTGAATGCGCGCCTGGTGCTGCGAGGTGCCGGCGCGTGA
- a CDS encoding VPLPA-CTERM sorting domain-containing protein translates to MYSIKKSVSAAVVILGLSAGTVHAATTYNNNFTMLDGGGGMVGGTNDVVFTWDGSFNTDPNTAVSNASISSTTPFFGINWTAYNVKIYGPGTYTISTADTAGGTGCPTVLQANCASGGNYNVTADASQVMVHMKFAWGSTEGIDVVNVWQSGSWTSLNPGNPIFKGANGTYIGPIYNLVSTDWDGDGIAGGGMIDGPFQGFNANFNVNAVPVPATVWLFGSGLLGLVGMARRKKKI, encoded by the coding sequence ATGTACAGCATAAAGAAAAGTGTATCGGCAGCTGTCGTTATCTTGGGCCTGAGCGCCGGAACGGTTCATGCGGCCACGACTTACAACAATAACTTCACCATGCTCGACGGCGGTGGCGGCATGGTCGGCGGCACCAACGACGTGGTCTTCACCTGGGACGGTTCGTTTAACACTGACCCGAATACCGCCGTCAGCAACGCCAGCATCTCCTCGACCACCCCGTTCTTCGGCATCAACTGGACGGCATACAACGTTAAAATCTACGGCCCGGGGACTTACACCATCTCGACGGCAGACACGGCCGGTGGTACGGGCTGTCCGACGGTCTTGCAAGCCAATTGCGCTTCAGGCGGGAACTATAATGTAACCGCTGACGCCAGCCAGGTAATGGTCCATATGAAATTCGCCTGGGGCAGCACCGAAGGCATCGATGTCGTCAATGTGTGGCAATCCGGCAGCTGGACCAGCCTGAATCCCGGCAACCCGATCTTCAAGGGGGCGAATGGTACTTATATTGGCCCCATCTACAATCTGGTGTCTACCGACTGGGATGGCGATGGTATTGCCGGCGGTGGCATGATTGACGGCCCGTTCCAGGGGTTCAATGCCAACTTCAATGTAAATGCCGTTCCGGTCCCGGCCACGGTCTGGCTGTTCGGTTCCGGTCTGCTGGGGCTGGTGGGTATGGCGAGGCGCAAAAAGAAAATCTGA
- the gspH gene encoding type II secretion system minor pseudopilin GspH, with amino-acid sequence MYRARSQRGFTLIEVAVVMLVIVIVLGIVSVNLEPDRESPVRDEARRLVLLLQTAQQESILQGKILAVAIEREGYSFLMLDDDREFKPMDGDEVLRARPLPSGIVISRVDVEGVPEDDETKTPRLILLPTGELSPFTVIFSQGDVRWRVEGTLTGEITAQTMTPAEKA; translated from the coding sequence ATGTACCGCGCGCGCTCGCAACGGGGTTTCACGCTGATCGAGGTCGCGGTGGTGATGCTGGTGATCGTCATCGTGCTCGGCATCGTCAGTGTCAACCTGGAACCCGACCGGGAAAGCCCGGTGCGCGACGAGGCCCGGCGCCTGGTGTTGCTGCTGCAAACCGCGCAACAGGAATCCATTCTGCAAGGGAAGATACTGGCGGTGGCAATCGAGCGCGAAGGTTACTCCTTCCTGATGCTCGACGATGACCGTGAATTCAAGCCGATGGACGGGGATGAAGTGCTGCGCGCGCGGCCGCTGCCGTCCGGCATTGTCATCTCCAGGGTGGACGTCGAGGGCGTGCCGGAAGACGACGAAACCAAAACACCGCGCCTGATCCTGCTGCCGACCGGAGAACTGTCCCCGTTCACGGTTATTTTCTCGCAGGGTGACGTGCGCTGGCGGGTGGAGGGCACACTCACGGGAGAAATCACGGCGCAAACAATGACGCCGGCGGAGAAGGCATGA
- the gspL gene encoding type II secretion system protein GspL, whose translation MRQSLASQGGDLELLLPRGWPENRGKIRWRLRRGPGAAPHGEVTELNQIPGVGAMTRVLVWTPPSDSLLTRVTLPTRSRAKIQQALPFALEDQLIGEPEHLHFAYRILEGNNLAVAVTARERMQAWISHLTDAGLRPTGFCPAILALPLDAGSWTVTFHENDMWVRTGMASGFSCAAGASTPPAMLELALREAREKQDAPVGLTVIHPPAGFDQAAWAQLKLPLSLQKQDFWAGYHEPLPALNLLQGGFAPSHQMQEMLPGLRPAAIMLAIWLIGSLAFSAWEWWQLNREHQNLKQDMTQVFRQTFPDAKVVVDPALQMQRLLSELQGKSGKSSQADALPLLGHFAPVMQSHPQIKLRGIQYDESRLTADLSLPDFQAMETLKNALIARGLQVEVVGANTTPAGIEGRLRLSQGGKAGG comes from the coding sequence TTGCGGCAGTCCCTGGCAAGCCAGGGCGGTGACCTGGAACTGCTGCTGCCGCGCGGCTGGCCGGAAAACCGGGGCAAAATCCGCTGGCGCCTGCGCCGGGGTCCGGGCGCGGCGCCGCATGGCGAGGTCACGGAGCTGAACCAGATCCCTGGCGTCGGCGCCATGACGCGGGTGCTGGTGTGGACGCCGCCTTCCGACAGCCTGCTGACTCGCGTGACCCTGCCAACCCGCTCGCGCGCCAAAATCCAGCAGGCGCTGCCGTTCGCGCTCGAAGACCAGCTCATCGGCGAACCGGAGCATCTGCATTTTGCCTACCGGATACTCGAAGGCAACAATCTGGCGGTGGCGGTCACCGCGCGTGAGCGCATGCAGGCATGGATTTCACATCTGACCGATGCCGGCCTGCGGCCCACGGGCTTCTGCCCTGCCATCCTGGCGCTCCCGCTGGATGCCGGCTCCTGGACGGTCACCTTCCACGAGAATGACATGTGGGTGCGTACCGGCATGGCCTCCGGCTTCTCCTGCGCCGCCGGCGCCAGCACCCCGCCCGCCATGCTGGAACTGGCGCTGCGCGAGGCGCGGGAAAAGCAGGATGCCCCGGTCGGCCTGACGGTGATTCATCCGCCCGCCGGCTTCGATCAGGCCGCCTGGGCCCAGCTCAAGCTGCCGCTGAGCCTCCAGAAACAGGATTTCTGGGCCGGTTATCACGAACCGCTTCCGGCGCTGAATCTGCTGCAAGGAGGCTTCGCGCCCTCGCACCAGATGCAGGAAATGCTGCCCGGCCTGCGGCCGGCGGCGATCATGCTGGCGATCTGGCTGATCGGCAGCCTCGCCTTCAGCGCGTGGGAATGGTGGCAACTGAACCGCGAACACCAGAATCTGAAACAGGACATGACCCAGGTATTCCGCCAGACCTTTCCCGACGCCAAGGTGGTGGTGGACCCGGCGCTGCAGATGCAGCGCCTGTTGAGTGAATTGCAGGGCAAAAGCGGCAAGTCCTCGCAGGCCGACGCCCTGCCCCTGCTTGGCCATTTCGCGCCGGTGATGCAGTCCCATCCACAGATAAAACTGCGCGGCATCCAGTATGACGAATCGCGCCTGACGGCGGATCTGTCACTGCCGGATTTCCAGGCGATGGAAACCCTGAAGAACGCCTTGATCGCGCGAGGCCTGCAGGTCGAAGTCGTCGGCGCCAACACCACTCCCGCCGGCATCGAGGGGCGATTGCGCCTGAGCCAGGGCGGCAAGGCGGGTGGATGA
- the gspF gene encoding type II secretion system inner membrane protein GspF, with product MAAFEYQALDAMGHAVKGVMEGDAERQVRAALREKGLTPLQVEVIDQRAESKRGGWNFSLRRGIPGAELALITRQFATLIHAGLTIEECLNALIEQTETARSRAVLAGVRTRLLEGQSLARSLAQFPDSFPDIFRSMVDAGEQSGKLSEVLERLADYTENRQSLQQKVLLAFIYPALVTLVASAVVIGLVVYVVPQVTRVFENTGQKLPIITEMLITISNFLRAGGWWWLVAVVAAFFAFRVALREPHLRLRWHHLLLRLPMVGRVIRGTNAARLSSTLGILTASGIPLLNAMQSSVQTVTNMPMRAAVEDALRQVREGGSLARALGKTKLFPPMVIHLIASGEATGKLDQMLDRAATAQTRELENWVRALTALLEPVLILVMGAIVLFIVLAILLPIFEMNQLIK from the coding sequence TGGAAGTCATCGACCAGCGCGCGGAATCCAAACGCGGCGGCTGGAATTTCTCCTTGCGCCGCGGCATACCCGGCGCCGAACTGGCATTGATCACGCGCCAGTTCGCCACCCTGATTCACGCCGGCCTCACCATCGAGGAATGCCTCAACGCCCTCATTGAACAGACCGAAACCGCGCGTTCCCGCGCCGTGCTGGCCGGGGTGCGCACGCGCCTGCTGGAAGGCCAGTCGCTGGCGCGCAGCCTTGCGCAGTTTCCCGACTCCTTCCCGGATATTTTCCGCAGCATGGTGGATGCCGGCGAGCAGTCGGGCAAGCTCAGCGAGGTGCTGGAGCGCCTCGCGGATTACACCGAGAACCGGCAATCGCTGCAGCAGAAGGTATTGCTGGCGTTCATCTATCCGGCCCTGGTCACGCTGGTCGCCAGCGCCGTGGTCATCGGACTGGTCGTTTATGTCGTGCCACAGGTCACGCGGGTTTTCGAAAATACCGGACAAAAACTGCCGATCATCACGGAAATGCTCATCACGATCAGCAATTTCCTGCGCGCCGGCGGCTGGTGGTGGCTGGTGGCTGTCGTGGCGGCGTTCTTCGCTTTTCGCGTTGCCTTGCGCGAGCCGCATCTGCGCCTGCGCTGGCATCACCTGCTGTTGCGCCTGCCGATGGTGGGGCGCGTGATACGCGGCACCAACGCCGCGCGCCTGTCCAGCACGCTCGGCATCCTGACGGCGAGCGGCATACCGCTGCTCAACGCCATGCAGTCGTCGGTGCAGACCGTCACCAATATGCCCATGCGGGCGGCGGTGGAAGACGCCTTGCGGCAGGTGCGCGAAGGCGGCAGCCTTGCCCGGGCGCTCGGCAAAACCAAACTTTTCCCGCCCATGGTGATCCACCTGATCGCCAGCGGCGAGGCCACCGGCAAACTCGACCAGATGCTGGACCGCGCCGCCACGGCGCAGACACGGGAACTGGAAAACTGGGTACGGGCGCTGACTGCCCTGCTCGAACCGGTGCTAATTCTGGTGATGGGCGCGATCGTATTATTCATCGTACTCGCCATCCTGTTGCCGATTTTCGAAATGAATCAACTTATCAAATGA
- the gspK gene encoding type II secretion system minor pseudopilin GspK, protein MSRQRGLALITAMLVVAIAAATAAYLSLDQQIWSRQAQNLTDRAQAEVVRDGALEWAITILAKDAKDNPESDNLTEDWAKDLPPLAVEGGQVAGKIHDAQGRFNLNNLVRGGKPSPPDIGAFRYLLQSLSIDPNLTDAVIDWIDADSNASAAGAEDIDYLQMQTPYRAANQPFQSIEELRLVRGFTREMVDKLRNFVTALPQPTAINVNTADKKVLEALLYPSPIMAENLAKGAPYKSIADIRAKNPQLPSDPNTIAPYGVQSTYYEVEITTLFGRYQRNTEALIQRGAGSAGFRILWLSQRLPYRPAASEPSSAENPVPAAGGNI, encoded by the coding sequence GTGTCACGGCAGCGCGGCCTGGCGCTGATCACCGCCATGCTGGTCGTCGCCATCGCCGCCGCCACGGCGGCCTACCTGAGCCTCGATCAGCAGATCTGGTCGCGTCAGGCACAGAACCTGACTGACCGTGCCCAGGCGGAAGTCGTGCGCGACGGCGCGCTGGAATGGGCCATTACCATTCTGGCCAAGGACGCCAAGGACAACCCGGAGAGTGACAATCTCACGGAAGACTGGGCCAAGGATCTGCCTCCGCTCGCGGTCGAGGGCGGACAGGTCGCAGGCAAAATCCATGACGCTCAGGGGAGGTTCAATCTCAACAACCTGGTGCGCGGTGGCAAACCAAGCCCACCGGATATTGGCGCCTTCAGGTATCTTCTTCAGTCCCTGTCCATCGATCCAAATCTTACTGACGCCGTGATCGACTGGATAGACGCCGACAGCAATGCCAGCGCCGCCGGGGCCGAGGACATTGACTATCTCCAGATGCAGACTCCCTATCGCGCCGCGAATCAGCCGTTCCAGAGCATCGAGGAATTGCGCCTGGTGCGCGGCTTTACCCGGGAGATGGTCGATAAACTGCGGAACTTCGTCACGGCCCTGCCCCAGCCCACGGCCATCAACGTGAACACGGCCGACAAGAAAGTTCTGGAAGCGCTGTTATATCCTTCCCCCATCATGGCCGAGAATCTGGCCAAGGGGGCGCCCTACAAGTCGATAGCGGATATTCGTGCCAAAAATCCGCAGCTGCCGTCTGATCCCAATACCATTGCCCCTTATGGCGTGCAAAGCACTTATTATGAAGTTGAGATAACAACCCTGTTCGGCCGCTATCAGCGCAACACGGAGGCCCTGATCCAGCGCGGCGCGGGCTCAGCGGGTTTTCGCATTCTCTGGCTCAGCCAGCGTCTGCCCTACCGCCCGGCTGCTTCGGAACCATCTTCCGCCGAAAATCCGGTTCCCGCCGCGGGCGGGAATATATAA
- the gspJ gene encoding type II secretion system minor pseudopilin GspJ has translation MKQHRGFTLLELLVAIGIFAMISAIAYGSLTRLMADRERLQVEQRFWSRLSLTFARMEEDLSQARERSVRDVIGFTQPAFRGQPTDTRALSPPSMEFTRGGVLTFSDGVRSDLQRVAYRLDDGTLKRLTWPVLDLGPQTTPAEAPLLSDVEEFRVRFYAPAGAWVDVWPAQSITDPLPRGVEVKITLKGRGEFTRLFLING, from the coding sequence ATGAAGCAGCATCGCGGATTCACGCTGCTGGAACTGCTGGTGGCGATCGGGATTTTCGCCATGATCTCCGCCATTGCCTATGGCAGTCTCACGCGGCTGATGGCTGACCGTGAACGCTTGCAGGTCGAACAGAGATTCTGGAGCCGTTTGTCGCTGACCTTCGCGCGCATGGAGGAGGACCTGTCGCAGGCACGCGAGCGCAGCGTGCGCGATGTGATTGGATTTACCCAGCCGGCGTTTCGCGGGCAGCCAACCGATACGCGCGCGTTGTCTCCACCCAGCATGGAATTCACCCGTGGCGGCGTGCTGACATTCAGCGACGGGGTGCGCAGCGATTTGCAGCGCGTTGCCTATCGCCTGGATGACGGTACGCTGAAACGGCTCACTTGGCCGGTACTCGACCTGGGCCCGCAAACCACGCCAGCCGAGGCACCGCTGCTCAGCGATGTCGAGGAGTTCCGTGTGCGCTTCTACGCGCCGGCCGGCGCCTGGGTCGATGTGTGGCCCGCCCAAAGCATCACCGATCCTCTTCCCCGCGGAGTCGAGGTAAAAATCACACTCAAGGGACGCGGTGAATTCACGCGGTTGTTTCTCATCAATGGCTAG
- a CDS encoding type II secretion system protein N, producing the protein MKKQIVLYVVFGLVFYLLFLIIEMPASWFAWGLNRYTQGTVRLDPIAGSLWSGSGKLVIYYPPTTPHDFGQAEWGINPFWLLTGRVQLSLQTSNQDRKIKTMLGIAGNSFRLEDTETEFPAAFVAQLYTPLSLMSPQGKVRISAESLTLASGKVDGVAALEWLNAGSSLSSVQPLGDYRLDITGAEKNANLKLTTLRGDLEFTGQGQWQPQTGQVQINGTALPRARAGELESLLSMLGPDQGGGKRALNINTRLPPVYSSN; encoded by the coding sequence GTGAAGAAACAGATAGTGCTGTATGTCGTGTTTGGACTGGTCTTTTATCTGCTGTTTCTCATCATCGAGATGCCGGCGTCCTGGTTCGCCTGGGGACTGAACCGCTACACCCAGGGCACCGTGCGCCTGGACCCCATTGCCGGCAGCCTGTGGAGCGGGAGCGGCAAACTGGTGATCTATTACCCGCCAACCACGCCGCATGATTTTGGCCAAGCCGAATGGGGCATCAATCCATTCTGGCTGTTGACCGGACGCGTTCAGCTGTCGTTGCAGACCAGCAACCAGGATCGGAAAATAAAAACCATGCTGGGGATAGCCGGAAACAGTTTCAGGCTCGAGGACACCGAGACGGAATTTCCCGCTGCTTTCGTGGCGCAACTCTACACGCCCTTGTCGCTGATGAGCCCGCAGGGGAAAGTCAGGATCAGTGCAGAGAGCCTGACGCTTGCATCAGGCAAGGTGGACGGCGTCGCCGCGCTGGAATGGCTGAACGCCGGGAGCAGCCTTTCCAGCGTGCAACCGCTCGGAGATTACCGGCTGGACATCACGGGTGCGGAAAAGAACGCCAACCTCAAGCTCACCACTTTGCGCGGCGATCTGGAATTCACGGGTCAGGGGCAGTGGCAGCCTCAAACCGGGCAGGTTCAGATAAACGGTACCGCCCTGCCGCGTGCCCGCGCCGGCGAACTGGAATCGCTGCTCAGCATGCTCGGTCCCGATCAGGGCGGCGGCAAGCGCGCGCTGAATATCAACACCCGCCTGCCGCCGGTTTATTCTTCGAATTGA
- the gspI gene encoding type II secretion system minor pseudopilin GspI, with protein MRPRRPRGFTLVEVLVALAVLAIALTAVMRTLAQAIDATATLRERHVALWVAQNRLAEHQIRRDWPAADTKDGDTEIGGEKWFWREQVSTTPESAIRRIEITVRRQAGSEDTQARLVGYLRNTTGTTPPGTPAGTTPAGT; from the coding sequence ATGAGGCCGCGCCGGCCGCGCGGTTTTACCCTGGTGGAAGTGCTGGTGGCGCTGGCGGTGCTGGCCATCGCGCTGACCGCCGTCATGCGCACCCTGGCACAGGCGATTGACGCCACGGCCACGCTGCGCGAACGGCATGTGGCGCTATGGGTGGCGCAAAACCGTCTGGCCGAGCACCAGATACGCCGCGACTGGCCGGCCGCCGACACCAAGGACGGTGACACTGAAATCGGCGGGGAGAAATGGTTCTGGCGCGAGCAGGTATCCACCACACCCGAATCGGCGATCCGGCGCATCGAAATCACGGTACGGCGTCAGGCCGGCAGCGAGGACACCCAGGCCAGACTAGTGGGATATCTGCGCAACACAACAGGCACAACCCCGCCCGGCACACCCGCCGGCACAACCCCAGCCGGCACATGA